In Geobacter anodireducens, a genomic segment contains:
- a CDS encoding cytochrome B6 has translation MQTSTRRTFLGYCLGAIAIAGGAAATYPVFRYLAPQGESDSGYRVTFPETEIPPDGAKFFDYRGTTGVIVKTRAGGLVALSAVCTHLGCIVQWEKEKQDFLCPCHGGRFSADGSVLSGPPPKPLARLPLAVENGIVTIG, from the coding sequence ATGCAGACCAGCACGAGACGGACGTTTCTCGGATATTGCCTTGGCGCCATCGCCATTGCGGGGGGTGCAGCGGCCACTTATCCCGTGTTCCGCTATCTCGCCCCTCAGGGAGAGAGCGACAGCGGCTACAGAGTGACCTTTCCCGAAACGGAAATTCCGCCCGATGGGGCAAAATTCTTCGACTACCGCGGCACGACCGGTGTCATCGTAAAGACGCGGGCAGGCGGGCTGGTGGCCCTGTCCGCCGTCTGCACCCACCTGGGGTGCATCGTCCAGTGGGAAAAGGAGAAGCAGGACTTTCTCTGCCCCTGTCATGGCGGCCGTTTCAGTGCTGATGGATCAGTCCTTTCGGGACCTCCACCCAAGCCGCTCGCCCGGCTTCCTCTCGCCGTGGAAAACGGCATCGTTACCATCGGATAG
- a CDS encoding cytochrome B6, whose translation MSLPDKLREWFEVRLGIAELVEKRLTGYLLPRNINAWYSLGSVLLVIFGIQVVTGILLLIYYVPDADKAFRSVTAIMNDVPFGWLIRMCHAVGSNMMVAVLLLHMLSVLFMGSYKRPRELNWLTGFILFNLVLGISLTGYLLPWSQLSFWATTVATNSAGAIPVIGGYLVEFLRGGKLVGPPTLGRFFAVHVALLPLLIAALIGAHLFLLERIGVSTPPFGLADTRTRWAGDRFRHESHPDGIPFYPTYLLQDATSIFIYLAIFFGVVFFNPYLFFPPTAFIPADPFKTPPHIKPEWYFLANYQTLKVFPNELLGLMVQGAAMSFLALLPFIDRSAERHPLKRPLFLACFIGGICVYLAMAIWGHYS comes from the coding sequence ATGTCGCTGCCGGACAAACTCCGAGAATGGTTCGAAGTGCGCCTCGGTATCGCAGAACTGGTTGAGAAACGCCTGACCGGCTATCTGCTGCCCCGCAACATCAATGCCTGGTACTCACTGGGAAGCGTCCTGCTGGTAATCTTCGGCATCCAGGTGGTCACCGGCATCCTGCTTCTCATCTACTACGTTCCTGACGCGGACAAGGCATTTCGCAGCGTCACCGCCATAATGAACGACGTTCCTTTCGGGTGGCTCATCCGGATGTGCCATGCGGTCGGCTCAAACATGATGGTGGCGGTGCTGCTGCTCCACATGCTGTCGGTCCTGTTCATGGGGAGCTACAAGCGGCCGCGGGAGTTGAACTGGCTCACTGGATTCATCCTTTTCAACCTGGTATTGGGAATATCCCTGACCGGCTACCTCCTCCCCTGGAGCCAACTCTCATTCTGGGCAACCACCGTGGCCACCAACAGCGCCGGCGCCATACCGGTCATCGGCGGCTACCTGGTGGAGTTCCTGCGGGGCGGCAAGCTCGTCGGACCGCCGACCCTCGGCCGATTCTTCGCCGTCCACGTGGCGCTGTTGCCGCTTCTTATCGCCGCGCTCATCGGAGCACACCTCTTTTTGCTTGAGCGGATCGGCGTTTCCACGCCTCCCTTCGGCCTCGCCGATACGCGCACCCGCTGGGCCGGGGACCGGTTCCGCCATGAATCCCATCCGGACGGCATCCCGTTCTACCCCACCTACCTGCTACAGGATGCGACCTCTATTTTCATCTATCTTGCGATATTCTTCGGGGTGGTATTCTTCAACCCCTACCTGTTCTTCCCCCCAACCGCCTTCATTCCGGCCGACCCATTCAAGACCCCGCCCCACATCAAGCCGGAATGGTACTTCCTGGCAAACTATCAGACCCTCAAGGTCTTTCCCAACGAGTTGCTCGGCCTCATGGTTCAGGGGGCTGCCATGAGCTTTCTGGCCCTGCTCCCCTTTATCGACCGCAGCGCAGAGCGGCACCCTCTCAAGCGGCCGCTTTTTCTCGCCTGCTTTATCGGCGGCATCTGCGTTTATCTTGCCATGGCCATCTGGGGGCACTACTCATGA